From Desulfatitalea tepidiphila, one genomic window encodes:
- the purD gene encoding phosphoribosylamine--glycine ligase, protein MNVLVVGGGGREHAMVWKISQSPLVKKIYCAPGNAGIAELAECVPIGAEDVDQLLAFARQNTIDLTVVGPEGPLSMGIVDRFEEAGLRIFGASQKAAAIEASKSFAKYIMNKYGVPTAQGATFSSYKQAEAYVKKVGAPIVVKADGLAAGKGVIVCDTVAKAISGLKQIMVDKAFGDAGRQVVVEECLVGEEASFLAFTDGKTVLPLPTSQDHKPVFDDDKGPNTGGMGAYSPAPVVDQFLHDKVIKEIMLPTVRGMAAEGRPYKGVLYAGLMIDRDRIKVLEFNGRFGDPEAQPLLMRLKSDLVPIMEAIIDGRLDQCRLDIDPRATVCVVMAAGGYPGSYKKGHSISGLDQVKRMKDVTVFHAGTAARDGAIVANGGRVLGVTALGDNVEKAIQKAYQAVAKISWKDVHYRKDIGLKALKRFQVKPQVGIVMGSDSDLSVMEGAVAMLKKFGVPFEMTVASAHRTPERAARFAATAAERGIKVIIAGAGHAAHLAGAMAAQTSLPVIGVPIDSSSLQGLDALLSTVQMPPGIPVATVAVGKPGARNAGILAVQILALADPQLAALLGRFKQEMADEVERKAKRLEAYR, encoded by the coding sequence ATGAACGTACTGGTGGTCGGCGGCGGCGGTCGCGAACACGCCATGGTTTGGAAAATCAGTCAGAGCCCGTTGGTCAAAAAGATCTACTGCGCGCCGGGCAACGCGGGCATCGCCGAACTGGCCGAGTGTGTGCCCATCGGCGCAGAGGACGTGGACCAGTTGCTGGCTTTCGCGCGTCAGAACACGATCGATCTGACCGTCGTGGGCCCTGAAGGCCCATTGTCCATGGGCATCGTGGATCGGTTCGAAGAGGCGGGCCTGCGCATCTTCGGCGCCAGCCAGAAGGCGGCGGCCATCGAGGCGAGCAAATCCTTTGCCAAGTACATCATGAACAAGTACGGCGTACCCACGGCCCAGGGTGCTACCTTCAGCAGCTATAAACAGGCCGAGGCCTATGTCAAAAAGGTGGGTGCGCCCATCGTCGTGAAGGCCGACGGCCTGGCCGCCGGCAAGGGCGTCATCGTCTGCGACACCGTGGCCAAGGCCATCTCCGGACTCAAGCAGATCATGGTGGACAAGGCCTTTGGCGACGCCGGCCGCCAGGTGGTGGTGGAAGAGTGCCTGGTGGGCGAAGAGGCCTCCTTCCTGGCCTTCACCGACGGCAAGACCGTCCTGCCCCTGCCCACCTCCCAGGATCACAAGCCGGTCTTCGACGACGACAAGGGGCCCAACACCGGCGGCATGGGCGCCTATTCGCCGGCCCCCGTGGTCGATCAGTTCCTGCACGACAAGGTGATCAAAGAGATCATGCTGCCCACGGTGCGCGGCATGGCGGCCGAGGGCCGGCCTTACAAGGGCGTGCTCTACGCCGGCTTGATGATCGACCGCGACCGCATCAAGGTGCTCGAATTCAACGGCCGCTTCGGCGATCCCGAGGCCCAGCCGTTGCTCATGCGCCTCAAGAGCGACCTGGTGCCCATCATGGAGGCCATCATCGACGGCCGCCTGGATCAGTGCCGCCTCGACATCGACCCGCGCGCCACGGTGTGCGTGGTCATGGCCGCCGGCGGCTATCCGGGCAGCTATAAAAAAGGCCACTCCATCAGCGGCCTGGACCAGGTCAAGCGCATGAAAGACGTCACCGTGTTCCATGCCGGCACCGCCGCCAGGGACGGCGCTATCGTGGCCAACGGCGGACGGGTCCTGGGCGTCACCGCCCTGGGCGACAATGTCGAAAAGGCCATCCAGAAAGCTTACCAGGCCGTGGCCAAGATCAGTTGGAAAGATGTCCACTATCGCAAGGATATCGGCCTCAAGGCCCTGAAGCGGTTCCAGGTCAAGCCACAGGTGGGCATCGTCATGGGCAGCGACTCGGACCTCTCCGTCATGGAAGGGGCCGTGGCCATGTTGAAAAAGTTCGGCGTGCCCTTTGAAATGACCGTGGCCTCGGCCCACCGCACGCCCGAGCGGGCCGCCCGCTTCGCCGCCACGGCGGCCGAGCGCGGCATCAAGGTGATCATCGCCGGCGCGGGCCATGCGGCCCATCTGGCCGGGGCTATGGCGGCCCAGACCTCGCTCCCGGTCATCGGCGTGCCCATCGACTCATCGAGCCTGCAAGGCCTCGACGCCCTGCTCTCCACCGTGCAGATGCCCCCCGGCATCCCGGTGGCCACCGTGGCCGTGGGCAAGCCTGGCGCCCGCAACGCCGGCATCCTGGCCGTCCAGATTCTGGCCCTGGCCGATCCCCAACTGGCCGCCCTGCTGGGCCGGTTTAAGCAGGAGATGGCCGACGAGGTCGAGCGCAAGGCCAAACGCCTTGAAGCCTACCGGTAA
- a CDS encoding HNH endonuclease signature motif containing protein yields the protein MANKPRKYCAAFPCPNLAEPGSSHCREHRPPAAEKVTDPFYNSTAWKRFRTWYKSKHPLCEDCLAAGHLAPVDIVDHVVEIKDGGARLDESNARSLCRSCHARKTAAERKRRENRQQGNPWHRAGNTTRS from the coding sequence ATGGCAAATAAACCACGCAAATACTGTGCAGCCTTCCCCTGCCCCAACCTGGCCGAACCCGGTTCATCGCACTGCCGGGAGCACCGACCCCCGGCAGCGGAGAAGGTCACCGACCCATTCTATAACAGCACTGCATGGAAGCGGTTTAGGACCTGGTACAAGTCGAAGCATCCGCTCTGTGAAGACTGTCTCGCTGCCGGGCACCTGGCGCCCGTGGATATTGTCGATCATGTGGTGGAGATCAAGGACGGCGGCGCCCGGCTGGATGAAAGCAATGCCAGGTCCCTGTGTCGCTCCTGTCATGCCAGGAAGACGGCGGCCGAGCGGAAACGCAGAGAAAATCGTCAGCAAGGCAATCCTTGGCACCGGGCGGGCAACACGACGCGGAGTT
- a CDS encoding D-alanine--D-alanine ligase family protein, with amino-acid sequence MKKTIALLSGGISSEREVSLKSGEQVFQALDKAKYDVERYDPKTDLARLVADAGRIDAALIILHGPYGEDGTVQGMLELLDIPYQGSGVLGSALSMNKLAAKEIYERNGIPVAPYAVVRRSDPVESDRLVTRLGLPLVVKPVVGGSSIGMSIVRHAGELAPAIAKALDEDATALIEAYIDGIEITASVLGNDEPEALPLIEIIPDPSHPFFNYEAKYTAGASQEICPARISAELTAKAQDYACRAHLALFCKGYSRTDMMLRGDDFFVLETNTIPGMTRTSLFPQAAQTAGISFGQLLDRLIELGIQAHRNR; translated from the coding sequence ATGAAAAAAACCATCGCATTGCTCAGCGGCGGCATTTCGTCGGAGCGGGAGGTGTCGCTGAAGAGCGGCGAACAGGTCTTTCAGGCACTGGATAAGGCCAAGTACGATGTCGAGCGCTACGATCCCAAAACCGATCTGGCCCGACTCGTCGCCGATGCGGGTCGGATCGACGCCGCCCTGATCATCCTGCACGGTCCCTATGGTGAGGACGGCACGGTCCAGGGCATGCTGGAACTGCTCGACATCCCCTACCAGGGTTCCGGCGTTCTGGGCAGCGCCTTGAGCATGAACAAGCTGGCGGCCAAGGAGATCTACGAACGCAACGGCATACCCGTGGCCCCCTACGCGGTGGTGCGGCGCAGCGATCCCGTGGAGAGCGACCGCCTGGTGACGCGACTCGGGCTGCCCCTGGTGGTCAAACCGGTGGTAGGCGGATCGAGCATCGGCATGAGCATCGTTCGCCATGCCGGGGAGCTGGCGCCGGCCATCGCCAAGGCGCTCGACGAGGATGCCACCGCCCTGATCGAGGCCTATATCGACGGCATCGAGATCACCGCGAGCGTTCTGGGCAACGATGAACCCGAGGCCCTGCCCCTGATCGAAATCATTCCCGACCCGAGCCACCCCTTTTTCAATTACGAGGCCAAGTACACTGCCGGCGCGAGCCAGGAGATCTGTCCGGCCCGCATCAGCGCCGAGCTGACGGCCAAGGCCCAGGATTACGCCTGCCGGGCCCATCTGGCCCTGTTCTGCAAAGGATACAGCCGCACCGACATGATGCTGCGCGGCGATGACTTTTTTGTCTTGGAAACCAATACGATCCCTGGTATGACCCGCACCAGCCTGTTCCCCCAGGCGGCCCAGACGGCGGGCATTTCCTTCGGCCAGTTGCTCGACCGGTTGATCGAACTGGGCATTCAAGCCCATCGCAATCGATAA
- a CDS encoding MerR family transcriptional regulator yields MKPKTPGQFTKQEIAEHIGRPVRTVKHWTDIKLVEPEVAPARGKGHIRLYSHKNLIQFAMIDFMSADMGLPLLVILGIIGRLSEKHKDTLLNPQFGHFYDYLHCYEIKSVENIENGAEWSFIEFYAAGRIKSGEWDESEDFEVGTGNVEGFHSKLNDWILDNNVSGFTILRLGDIRNKAMAKHNITFSSGR; encoded by the coding sequence ATGAAGCCAAAAACACCAGGACAATTCACGAAGCAAGAGATCGCCGAGCACATAGGGCGGCCGGTTCGGACCGTTAAGCATTGGACAGACATAAAGCTGGTCGAACCGGAAGTGGCCCCTGCCCGAGGTAAGGGCCATATCCGACTTTATTCGCACAAAAACCTAATACAGTTTGCGATGATCGATTTTATGAGTGCCGACATGGGTTTGCCACTTTTAGTTATTCTTGGGATAATAGGTCGGCTAAGTGAAAAACATAAGGACACCCTTCTTAATCCGCAGTTTGGGCACTTCTATGATTATCTGCATTGTTATGAGATCAAAAGTGTTGAGAATATTGAAAATGGGGCGGAATGGTCCTTCATCGAATTTTATGCGGCGGGCCGTATAAAGAGTGGAGAATGGGACGAAAGTGAAGATTTTGAGGTCGGGACTGGTAATGTTGAAGGGTTTCATTCAAAACTCAATGATTGGATCTTGGATAACAATGTATCTGGTTTCACGATCTTGAGGCTTGGCGACATCCGCAACAAGGCCATGGCCAAGCACAATATAACTTTTAGCAGCGGCCGGTAA
- a CDS encoding helix-turn-helix domain-containing protein encodes MNIKLKLKIIEHFGTQADFAQKIGTDDAAVSRVVRGRRTLPEDKQVLWAEMLQCDREEIF; translated from the coding sequence ATGAACATCAAATTGAAACTTAAGATCATCGAGCATTTCGGAACGCAAGCCGACTTTGCGCAGAAGATCGGCACCGATGACGCAGCCGTCTCCAGGGTGGTCAGAGGCCGGCGGACCCTGCCGGAAGACAAGCAAGTACTATGGGCCGAAATGCTCCAGTGCGACCGCGAGGAAATATTCTAA
- a CDS encoding tetratricopeptide repeat protein, whose product MSAVDTASRFLLNKSARVLIGLVYGLLLIACATPTPTLQTDRECHPGIDAAVQTGDWETARLAHERLLAEDPDNCLALYHLGYIWGQIGDRAQEVQFYEAAVDCGYTDDDRLYFNMGMAYADLGNVADASRALERAVQLRPHHADNHFGLGLMHQLAGRSDEAEASFLNALNLDRTHEDARLALIRLYLDQSRWDDARQHLRQINAQDPGFEEAKALWQILESREAAEYGHPGR is encoded by the coding sequence ATGTCGGCTGTTGATACCGCATCGCGTTTTCTATTGAACAAGTCTGCCCGGGTTCTGATCGGGCTGGTGTACGGCCTGCTGTTGATCGCATGCGCCACGCCAACGCCGACCCTGCAGACCGACCGGGAATGCCATCCCGGCATCGATGCCGCCGTCCAAACCGGCGATTGGGAAACGGCCCGGCTGGCACACGAGCGGCTCCTGGCCGAAGACCCCGATAACTGCCTGGCCCTGTATCATTTGGGATACATCTGGGGGCAGATCGGCGATCGCGCCCAAGAGGTCCAATTTTACGAGGCAGCCGTCGATTGCGGCTACACGGACGATGACCGCCTCTATTTCAACATGGGCATGGCCTATGCGGATCTGGGCAACGTGGCGGATGCGTCGCGCGCTCTCGAGCGGGCCGTCCAACTGCGCCCCCATCATGCGGACAACCATTTTGGACTGGGGCTCATGCATCAGCTGGCCGGCCGGTCCGACGAAGCCGAAGCATCCTTCTTGAACGCCCTGAATCTGGACCGAACGCATGAGGATGCCCGGCTGGCGCTGATCCGGCTCTACCTGGATCAGAGCCGGTGGGACGATGCCCGGCAACACCTGCGCCAGATCAATGCGCAGGACCCGGGATTCGAGGAAGCCAAGGCGCTCTGGCAGATCCTCGAATCTCGGGAGGCGGCCGAGTATGGCCATCCCGGCCGATGA
- a CDS encoding L-threonylcarbamoyladenylate synthase, producing the protein MKPTGNIIAVDARQPARDTIERAAGLIRQGGVVIIPTTGLYGLAADAGKPEALARIFRIKGRDPGKPILVLIDRMEMLDQVAGEIASPVLQLISRFWPGGVTFVVPAHPGLSPILTSGSGTIGVRRVRHPVAAALVGAAGCPLTGTSANRSGAPGCAAVEEIDPSVLEAADLVLNAGPLAGGPGSTVVDVTATVPVILREGAVAGEHVLAAFTQIVGG; encoded by the coding sequence TTGAAGCCTACCGGTAACATCATTGCCGTGGATGCCCGGCAGCCGGCCCGCGACACCATCGAGCGGGCCGCCGGGCTCATCCGACAGGGCGGCGTCGTGATCATCCCCACCACCGGCTTGTACGGCCTGGCCGCCGATGCCGGCAAGCCGGAAGCCCTGGCGCGCATCTTCCGCATCAAGGGCCGTGATCCCGGCAAACCCATTCTGGTGCTCATCGACCGCATGGAGATGCTCGATCAAGTGGCCGGCGAAATCGCTTCCCCGGTCCTCCAGCTGATATCCCGCTTCTGGCCGGGCGGCGTCACCTTCGTGGTGCCGGCCCACCCCGGCTTGTCCCCGATCCTCACCAGCGGCAGCGGCACCATCGGCGTGCGCCGGGTACGCCACCCCGTGGCCGCGGCCCTGGTGGGCGCCGCAGGTTGCCCGCTGACCGGCACCAGCGCCAATCGCTCCGGCGCGCCGGGATGTGCTGCCGTGGAAGAGATCGACCCGTCCGTATTGGAGGCTGCGGACCTGGTGCTGAATGCCGGACCACTGGCCGGCGGCCCCGGCTCGACCGTCGTGGATGTGACCGCCACGGTGCCGGTCATTCTAAGGGAAGGGGCGGTGGCCGGTGAGCATGTCCTGGCGGCCTTCACGCAGATCGTTGGCGGTTGA
- a CDS encoding DnaJ family domain-containing protein: MITGFEKIVEERIRKAQEKGMFDNLQGAGRPLDLARDSHIPEDLRLSYKILKNADCLPPEIEIKKEIHLTEALLAQMPDTAARYTTLKKLNFLIMKLNMARQGNIRFEMDQKYMPDLTERLASKNERERS; encoded by the coding sequence ATGATTACCGGATTTGAAAAAATAGTGGAAGAGCGGATTCGAAAGGCTCAGGAAAAGGGGATGTTCGATAACCTGCAGGGGGCCGGCCGGCCGCTCGATCTCGCTCGGGACAGCCATATCCCCGAGGATTTGCGCCTCTCCTATAAGATTTTGAAAAACGCGGATTGCCTGCCACCGGAAATCGAAATCAAAAAGGAAATCCACCTCACCGAAGCACTGCTGGCGCAAATGCCGGATACCGCCGCACGCTACACCACCTTGAAAAAGCTCAATTTCCTGATCATGAAACTCAACATGGCGCGCCAGGGCAATATCCGCTTCGAGATGGACCAAAAGTACATGCCGGACCTTACCGAACGCCTGGCGTCCAAAAATGAGCGAGAACGAAGCTGA
- a CDS encoding alpha/beta fold hydrolase, translating to MQPNICYQTIGDMTMAYLEYPGDGPTVLILHATGFLPWLWHPIARDLAGPYRVIVPSLFDHRTIDPENGWLGWRDLAGDVTLLCDRLQLNRPMMVGHSMGAAVLTLSHTVHGLDTAKLVLIEPIFLPGEFYGAKISREQHPMAAKAIRRRNGWSDRDEAWAYFQSKSFFQSWDREVLALYLAHGIIGDNGNGLRLACSPEREAALFMGSIQHDPWPELARVKPPALVMEGGQSENKPFIDLKRVAASMPLGRYHEVQDAGHLIPMERPAEALGVIRSFLDG from the coding sequence GTGCAACCGAACATCTGTTATCAAACCATCGGCGACATGACGATGGCCTATCTCGAATATCCAGGCGACGGACCGACCGTATTGATACTGCATGCCACCGGTTTTTTGCCCTGGCTGTGGCATCCCATTGCGCGGGACCTGGCCGGCCCTTATCGGGTGATCGTACCGAGCCTGTTCGATCACCGCACCATCGATCCGGAAAACGGCTGGCTGGGGTGGCGGGACCTGGCCGGCGACGTGACATTGCTCTGCGATCGCCTGCAGCTGAACCGTCCCATGATGGTCGGCCACTCCATGGGCGCCGCCGTGCTCACCCTGTCCCATACGGTACATGGCCTGGATACGGCCAAACTGGTGCTCATCGAACCCATCTTTTTACCCGGCGAGTTCTACGGGGCGAAAATTTCCAGGGAACAGCATCCCATGGCCGCCAAAGCCATCCGCCGACGCAACGGGTGGTCGGATCGGGATGAGGCGTGGGCCTATTTTCAGAGTAAGTCCTTCTTCCAGTCATGGGACCGGGAGGTACTCGCCCTCTACCTGGCCCATGGCATCATCGGCGACAATGGCAACGGGCTCCGTCTCGCCTGCTCGCCCGAACGGGAAGCGGCGCTTTTCATGGGCAGCATTCAGCATGACCCATGGCCAGAACTGGCCCGGGTCAAACCCCCGGCGCTGGTCATGGAGGGCGGGCAAAGCGAAAACAAGCCCTTTATTGACTTGAAGCGGGTGGCGGCATCAATGCCCCTGGGAAGGTACCACGAGGTTCAGGACGCCGGCCATTTGATTCCCATGGAAAGACCGGCCGAGGCCCTGGGTGTCATTCGATCGTTTTTGGATGGATAG
- a CDS encoding ATP-grasp domain-containing protein, with amino-acid sequence MIIHRFSQLTQAFHDLGPGDLFIGQVPPTYLKPAMLIDLMARGVRLLPSAGAQMVSASKTAQALILKPWMAPETRVIDRRKTLLDAVTDYERKGIGAAVTKAERQHCGHGVRKWDQLETLYNCLSLDGHHYPFVLQPFLQVETDLRIIAVGDYWEAYARCNPIGFRKNLAAGGESRPYTLDLSQKALCRQIMDRAEMPFAHIDLVITSDGATYLSEVSLSGGLRGAAISGAELTELKQARLMALAESGS; translated from the coding sequence ATGATCATTCACCGATTCAGCCAGTTGACCCAGGCGTTCCATGACCTCGGCCCCGGCGACCTGTTTATCGGCCAGGTGCCGCCGACCTATCTGAAACCGGCGATGCTCATCGATCTCATGGCCCGCGGGGTGCGTTTGCTGCCGTCGGCCGGCGCCCAGATGGTCAGCGCCTCGAAAACGGCCCAGGCCCTGATTCTGAAACCGTGGATGGCACCCGAGACCCGCGTGATCGATCGTCGCAAGACCCTGCTCGATGCCGTCACCGATTATGAACGCAAAGGGATTGGTGCGGCCGTCACCAAGGCTGAACGCCAGCACTGCGGGCACGGGGTGCGCAAGTGGGACCAGCTGGAAACCCTTTACAACTGCCTGAGTCTCGACGGTCACCACTATCCGTTCGTGTTGCAGCCGTTTCTGCAGGTCGAAACCGACCTCCGCATCATCGCGGTGGGGGATTACTGGGAAGCCTATGCGCGCTGCAATCCCATCGGCTTCCGCAAGAACCTGGCCGCCGGGGGCGAGAGCCGGCCCTATACGCTCGACCTCTCGCAGAAAGCGCTTTGCCGGCAGATCATGGATCGGGCCGAAATGCCCTTTGCCCATATCGACCTGGTGATCACCAGCGACGGCGCCACCTACCTGTCCGAAGTGAGCCTGAGCGGCGGCTTGCGGGGTGCCGCCATCTCCGGGGCCGAACTCACCGAATTGAAACAGGCCCGGCTGATGGCCCTGGCGGAATCCGGATCATGA
- a CDS encoding PilZ domain-containing protein — protein sequence MTKKSPPDHQAREFDRRTSFIIVEYEVNEGRFRDILKNIGPKGLFIGTRRVIEKDQDITLRFPLFSFDQPIEVKGRVTRTTPHGFAVALDETLDGLLQKDGRLSDIVHEIDR from the coding sequence ATGACAAAAAAATCCCCGCCAGACCATCAAGCCCGTGAATTCGACCGTCGCACCTCATTCATTATCGTGGAATACGAGGTCAACGAGGGCCGCTTCCGCGATATTCTGAAAAACATCGGACCCAAGGGACTCTTCATCGGCACCCGGCGCGTCATCGAAAAAGACCAGGACATCACCTTGAGATTTCCCCTCTTTTCATTCGATCAACCCATCGAGGTCAAGGGGCGCGTCACACGCACGACGCCGCACGGATTTGCGGTGGCCTTGGACGAAACCTTGGATGGCCTGCTCCAGAAGGACGGCCGACTCTCCGATATCGTTCATGAAATCGACAGATAG